One genomic segment of Drosophila melanogaster chromosome 3R includes these proteins:
- the Nmnat gene encoding nicotinamide mononucleotide adenylyltransferase, isoform A, whose protein sequence is MIVKISWPKNNITSECFRRFGSFKRRSKSKKMSAFIEETKSLLPRIAFIACGCFSPPTPMHLRMFEIAKDHFEMQGTHRVVGGIISPTHDSYGKKGLASALDRCAMVKLATQSSNWIRLSDWEVHQNQWMRTQAVLQHHQNYINNHINSGGGGGDDGENTHLPGWLPRGLHDSRDPVHLKLLCGADLLESFAVPGLWAEADIEDIVANHGLVVITRAGSNPGKFIFDSDILTKYQSNITLITNWVPNEVSSTLIRRLLGRGQSVKYLLDDLVLEYIKRQRLFNFKSKYITDAVRPNHLLFNHAYTDNNKNANSYSIGDQLEQDMDESDTPSPQLQHTPTSRVFCCGEVPLRGSKVLRSGPGQAVQVITMQADEKEESQAKKQKISQVQL, encoded by the exons ATGATTGTGAAAATCAGCTGGCCCAAGAACAACATAACAAGCGAATGCTTCCGGCGGTTTGGATCTTTTAAAAGACGCTCAAAATCGAAGAAAATGTCAGCATTCATCGAGGAAACAAAAAGCCTGCTGCCGCGGATCGCCTTCATAGCCTGCGGATGCTTCAGTCCACCCACACCCATGCACCTTCGGATGTTCG AGATAGCCAAGGACCACTTCGAAATGCAGGGAACCCACAGAGTGGTAGGTGGCATCATCTCGCCCACGCACGACTCATATGGCAAAAAGGGTCTGGCCTCCGCCTTGGACAGATGTGCCATGGTCAAGCTGGCCACCCAGAGCTCCAATTGGATTCGGTTGTCCGATTGGGAGGTGCACCAGAATCAGTGGATGCGCACGCAGGCGGTGCTCCAGCACCACCAGAACTATATCAATAACCACATAAATTCCGGCGGGGGAGGCGGAGATGACGGGGAGAACACACATCTACCCGGATGGCTGCCTCGTGGGTTGCACGACAGTCGGGATCCTGTACATCTGAAGCTACTGTGCGGTGCCGATCTGCTGGAGTCCTTTGCTGTTCCAGGCCTATGGGCAGAGGCCGAT ATTGAGGACATTGTGGCTAACCATGGTTTGGTAGTTATCACCCGGGCCGGCTCAAACCCAGGAAAATTCATCTTTGACTCCGACATATTGACCAAGTATCAG AGCAACATTACGCTAATCACCAACTGGGTGCCTAATGAGGTGAGCTCCACGTTGATTCGGCGGCTCTTAGGACGCGGCCAGTCGGTCAAGTACCTTCTAGACGATCTGGTGCTGGAGTACATCAAGCGCCAACGATTGTTTAACTTTAAATC TAAGTATATAACGGATGCGGTGCGTCCCAACCATTTGCTCTTTAACCACGCCTAtacggacaacaacaagaacgcGAACAGCTACTCTATAGGCGACCAGCTGGAGCAGGACATGGACGAGTCGGACACTCCAAGCCCGCAACTGCAGCATACGCCTACGTCGCGGGTTTTCTGCTGCGGGGAGGTGCCTTTACGTGGATCCAAGGTGCTGCGATCCGGTCCTGGACAAGCGGTGCAGGTCATCACCATGCAGGCAGATGAGAAAGAGGAG AGCCAAGCAAAGAAGCAGAAGATTTCCCAAGTGCAACTTTAG
- the Nmnat gene encoding nicotinamide mononucleotide adenylyltransferase, isoform B, whose amino-acid sequence MIVKISWPKNNITSECFRRFGSFKRRSKSKKMSAFIEETKSLLPRIAFIACGCFSPPTPMHLRMFEIAKDHFEMQGTHRVVGGIISPTHDSYGKKGLASALDRCAMVKLATQSSNWIRLSDWEVHQNQWMRTQAVLQHHQNYINNHINSGGGGGDDGENTHLPGWLPRGLHDSRDPVHLKLLCGADLLESFAVPGLWAEADIEDIVANHGLVVITRAGSNPGKFIFDSDILTKYQSNITLITNWVPNEVSSTLIRRLLGRGQSVKYLLDDLVLEYIKRQRLFNFKSRDAPAPTECDS is encoded by the exons ATGATTGTGAAAATCAGCTGGCCCAAGAACAACATAACAAGCGAATGCTTCCGGCGGTTTGGATCTTTTAAAAGACGCTCAAAATCGAAGAAAATGTCAGCATTCATCGAGGAAACAAAAAGCCTGCTGCCGCGGATCGCCTTCATAGCCTGCGGATGCTTCAGTCCACCCACACCCATGCACCTTCGGATGTTCG AGATAGCCAAGGACCACTTCGAAATGCAGGGAACCCACAGAGTGGTAGGTGGCATCATCTCGCCCACGCACGACTCATATGGCAAAAAGGGTCTGGCCTCCGCCTTGGACAGATGTGCCATGGTCAAGCTGGCCACCCAGAGCTCCAATTGGATTCGGTTGTCCGATTGGGAGGTGCACCAGAATCAGTGGATGCGCACGCAGGCGGTGCTCCAGCACCACCAGAACTATATCAATAACCACATAAATTCCGGCGGGGGAGGCGGAGATGACGGGGAGAACACACATCTACCCGGATGGCTGCCTCGTGGGTTGCACGACAGTCGGGATCCTGTACATCTGAAGCTACTGTGCGGTGCCGATCTGCTGGAGTCCTTTGCTGTTCCAGGCCTATGGGCAGAGGCCGAT ATTGAGGACATTGTGGCTAACCATGGTTTGGTAGTTATCACCCGGGCCGGCTCAAACCCAGGAAAATTCATCTTTGACTCCGACATATTGACCAAGTATCAG AGCAACATTACGCTAATCACCAACTGGGTGCCTAATGAGGTGAGCTCCACGTTGATTCGGCGGCTCTTAGGACGCGGCCAGTCGGTCAAGTACCTTCTAGACGATCTGGTGCTGGAGTACATCAAGCGCCAACGATTGTTTAACTTTAAATC GCGGGATGCACCGGCTCCGACCGAATGCGACTCTTGA
- the Nmnat gene encoding nicotinamide mononucleotide adenylyltransferase, isoform D, with protein sequence MSAFIEETKSLLPRIAFIACGCFSPPTPMHLRMFEIAKDHFEMQGTHRVVGGIISPTHDSYGKKGLASALDRCAMVKLATQSSNWIRLSDWEVHQNQWMRTQAVLQHHQNYINNHINSGGGGGDDGENTHLPGWLPRGLHDSRDPVHLKLLCGADLLESFAVPGLWAEADIEDIVANHGLVVITRAGSNPGKFIFDSDILTKYQSNITLITNWVPNEVSSTLIRRLLGRGQSVKYLLDDLVLEYIKRQRLFNFKSRDAPAPTECDS encoded by the exons ATGTCAGCATTCATCGAGGAAACAAAAAGCCTGCTGCCGCGGATCGCCTTCATAGCCTGCGGATGCTTCAGTCCACCCACACCCATGCACCTTCGGATGTTCG AGATAGCCAAGGACCACTTCGAAATGCAGGGAACCCACAGAGTGGTAGGTGGCATCATCTCGCCCACGCACGACTCATATGGCAAAAAGGGTCTGGCCTCCGCCTTGGACAGATGTGCCATGGTCAAGCTGGCCACCCAGAGCTCCAATTGGATTCGGTTGTCCGATTGGGAGGTGCACCAGAATCAGTGGATGCGCACGCAGGCGGTGCTCCAGCACCACCAGAACTATATCAATAACCACATAAATTCCGGCGGGGGAGGCGGAGATGACGGGGAGAACACACATCTACCCGGATGGCTGCCTCGTGGGTTGCACGACAGTCGGGATCCTGTACATCTGAAGCTACTGTGCGGTGCCGATCTGCTGGAGTCCTTTGCTGTTCCAGGCCTATGGGCAGAGGCCGAT ATTGAGGACATTGTGGCTAACCATGGTTTGGTAGTTATCACCCGGGCCGGCTCAAACCCAGGAAAATTCATCTTTGACTCCGACATATTGACCAAGTATCAG AGCAACATTACGCTAATCACCAACTGGGTGCCTAATGAGGTGAGCTCCACGTTGATTCGGCGGCTCTTAGGACGCGGCCAGTCGGTCAAGTACCTTCTAGACGATCTGGTGCTGGAGTACATCAAGCGCCAACGATTGTTTAACTTTAAATC GCGGGATGCACCGGCTCCGACCGAATGCGACTCTTGA
- the Nmnat gene encoding nicotinamide mononucleotide adenylyltransferase, isoform C, with amino-acid sequence MSAFIEETKSLLPRIAFIACGCFSPPTPMHLRMFEIAKDHFEMQGTHRVVGGIISPTHDSYGKKGLASALDRCAMVKLATQSSNWIRLSDWEVHQNQWMRTQAVLQHHQNYINNHINSGGGGGDDGENTHLPGWLPRGLHDSRDPVHLKLLCGADLLESFAVPGLWAEADIEDIVANHGLVVITRAGSNPGKFIFDSDILTKYQSNITLITNWVPNEVSSTLIRRLLGRGQSVKYLLDDLVLEYIKRQRLFNFKSKYITDAVRPNHLLFNHAYTDNNKNANSYSIGDQLEQDMDESDTPSPQLQHTPTSRVFCCGEVPLRGSKVLRSGPGQAVQVITMQADEKEESQAKKQKISQVQL; translated from the exons ATGTCAGCATTCATCGAGGAAACAAAAAGCCTGCTGCCGCGGATCGCCTTCATAGCCTGCGGATGCTTCAGTCCACCCACACCCATGCACCTTCGGATGTTCG AGATAGCCAAGGACCACTTCGAAATGCAGGGAACCCACAGAGTGGTAGGTGGCATCATCTCGCCCACGCACGACTCATATGGCAAAAAGGGTCTGGCCTCCGCCTTGGACAGATGTGCCATGGTCAAGCTGGCCACCCAGAGCTCCAATTGGATTCGGTTGTCCGATTGGGAGGTGCACCAGAATCAGTGGATGCGCACGCAGGCGGTGCTCCAGCACCACCAGAACTATATCAATAACCACATAAATTCCGGCGGGGGAGGCGGAGATGACGGGGAGAACACACATCTACCCGGATGGCTGCCTCGTGGGTTGCACGACAGTCGGGATCCTGTACATCTGAAGCTACTGTGCGGTGCCGATCTGCTGGAGTCCTTTGCTGTTCCAGGCCTATGGGCAGAGGCCGAT ATTGAGGACATTGTGGCTAACCATGGTTTGGTAGTTATCACCCGGGCCGGCTCAAACCCAGGAAAATTCATCTTTGACTCCGACATATTGACCAAGTATCAG AGCAACATTACGCTAATCACCAACTGGGTGCCTAATGAGGTGAGCTCCACGTTGATTCGGCGGCTCTTAGGACGCGGCCAGTCGGTCAAGTACCTTCTAGACGATCTGGTGCTGGAGTACATCAAGCGCCAACGATTGTTTAACTTTAAATC TAAGTATATAACGGATGCGGTGCGTCCCAACCATTTGCTCTTTAACCACGCCTAtacggacaacaacaagaacgcGAACAGCTACTCTATAGGCGACCAGCTGGAGCAGGACATGGACGAGTCGGACACTCCAAGCCCGCAACTGCAGCATACGCCTACGTCGCGGGTTTTCTGCTGCGGGGAGGTGCCTTTACGTGGATCCAAGGTGCTGCGATCCGGTCCTGGACAAGCGGTGCAGGTCATCACCATGCAGGCAGATGAGAAAGAGGAG AGCCAAGCAAAGAAGCAGAAGATTTCCCAAGTGCAACTTTAG
- the mah gene encoding mahogany: MFFFRRQNAKPAPRPSRAPSFALPKRRPPVQLTPSHQHDQLPFLRRSRFSALPHFRAYEDEPENLSLFIAILYVVDLFGIFPFVTLPALLVKLGYFGILLVLSIIILQIYTSFLLSQCWTMAELLDPSIQQKRNYPYAALAELAYGPYMSLLVSVLLDLSIFAMAVPSVVMAAQNLEGVVLRMSAGQYNFSYCYWAIIVGLVICPLMWLGSPKHMRGLAIIAVCVMIVIVALLWFCLFAAPAIGTPFEGISLELPGFLTVLNSYSILAFQFDIHPVLLTLQIDMKQKSQVSWAALIGIAITCSVAIFGSIIAAYKFGSMIADNLLQSLPTSVPFYVMLILMALQLCFSVTVASSAMFMQIENYFKLPESLSFKRMLIRSSVLALEVLVAEFVPSFDALMDVVGGTITGPLVFILPPLLYRRIRRMERVHQRIAAEASYGSLPLDLNYDPVDLEMEPLLVISPPTTPRGCWLRFVRLLHRLECDVSCTMAVLIFGLLATFLSTYLNIFSLASLFTNNSPCLSNLTKHF; encoded by the exons ATGTTCTTCTTCCGTCGCCAGAATGCTAAACCCGCGCCACGCCCTTCGCGCGCTCCGTCCTTTGCGCTTCCAAAGCGTCGGCCTCCTGTCCAGCTAACGCCCTCGCATCAGCACGACCAGTTGCCCTTCCTGCGAAGATCGCGGTTCAGCGCCCTTCCCCATTTCCGCGCCTACGAGGACGAACCGGAGAACCTTTCGCTTTTCATCGCCATCCTGTACGTGGTGGATTTGTTTGGCATCTTCCCATTTGTCACGCTGCCGGCATTGCTGGTGAAACTTGGATACTTTGGCATCCTGTTGGTGCTTTCTATCATCATCCTGCAGATCTATACCTCCTTCCTGCTCTCCCAATGCTGGACCATGGCGGAACTGCTTGATCCTTCAATTCAACAGAAGCGCAACTATCCGTATGCCGCACTAGCAGAGCTGGCTTACGGTCCCTATATGAGTCTGCTGGTGTCCGTGCTGCTCGATCTAAGCATTTTCGCCATGGCGGTGCCCAGCGTGGTCATGGCTGCCCAGAATCTAGAGGGCGTCGTGCTGCGCATGAGCGCTGGTCAGTACAATTTCTCTTACTGCTACTGGGCCATCATAGTCGGCCTGGTCATCTGCCCGCTCATGTGGCTGGGAAGTCCAAAGCACATGCG GGGCTTGGCTATCATCGCAGTTTGCGTGATGATCGTTATTGTGGCGCTGTTGTGGTTCTGCCTTTTTGCAGCTCCTGCAATTGGAACACCCTTTGAGGGAATCTCTTTGG AGCTGCCCGGTTTCCTTACCGTGCTCAACAGCTACAGCATATTGGCCTTCCAGTTTGACATCCACCCCGTCCTGCTGACCCTTCAGATCGACATGAAGCAAAAGTCGCAGGTTTCCTGGGCTGCGCTCATCGGAATCGCCA TCACTTGCAGCGTGGCCATCTTTGGCTCCATCATAGCCGCCTATAAGTTTGGATCGATGATAGCTGATAACTTGCTGCAGTCTTTGCCCACCAGTGTGCCCTTCTATGTGATGCTCATCCTAATGGCGCTCCAGCTTTGCTTCTCCGTCACGGTGGCTAGCTCCGCGATGTTCATGCAGATCGAGAACTACTTCAAACTACCGGAAT CCCTCTCCTTCAAACGCATGCTAATCCGCTCTTCAGTGCTGGCCTTGGAGGTCCTAGTGGCGGAGTTTGTGCCCAGTTTTGATGCCCTGATGGACGTGGTGGGTGGCACCATCACCGGACCCCTGGTGTTCATTCTCCCGCCACTTTTGTACCGCCGCATCCGGCGAATGGAGCGAGTTCATCAGCGAATCGCAGCGGAGGCGAGCTATGGTAGTCTGCCACTGGACCTCAACTACGATCCGGTGGACCTTGAGATGGAACCACTGCTGGTGATCTCGCCGCCGACCACGCCACGCGGCTGTTGGCTGAGATTCGTTCGTTTGCTGCATCGCCTCGAGTGCGACGTGTCCTGCACCATGGCGGTGCTCATCTTCGGCCTGCTGGCCACCTTCCTGTCGACCTACCTAAACATCTTCAGCCTGGCCAGTCTGTTCACCAACAACTCGCCCTGCCTTAGCAATCTGACCAAGCACTTCTGA